GGACAATCACCTATTTTACCAGCAACCACCTATGAGTCATCCCCTAAAATAAAAACAAGATAGTCATTTCGAGCAACCAAACAATCGTATAATCTATTTTTATGCTATTTTATCGCCACGGCATATTCAGTCAATAATCTAGAAATAAATATGATATTTTTCCTGTCAATAATAAGCATCATCACAAATTACCACAGAATAACCATTAGCTGACCAACTATTAACGACTATAACACTATTCTCTTATTCCCTTCCTTCGTGTCCTTCGCGTCTTCGCGGTTCGTTTTCGATCGCAAATCCATGCAACCCAGCTAACCGAACAAATCGAGTGAGGAAATCCGATTGACAGTAATCGGTATTTAATGACAAAATAAATGAATAAAAGTAGTTTAAATTAAAGGAAGACCGTTATCAATGGCAATTAAAGACCAGCCCCAACCACCTCGTTTTAGACAAATTAGCAGTATTTTGTTATTGCTATCAAGTTTGTTTTTGCTAGCCAACATCTTTTTGCCCAATGTATTCGGGCCGCAAATTCCCCAAGTACCTTACAGTTTGTTTGTCCACCAAGTTCAAGAACAGGATGTAGTTCGAGCTTCCGTCGGTCAAAATGAAATTCGTTATCAACTCAAAGGTGAAGGCGACAAACTTGGCCAAGTGCTTTCAACTACGCCGATTTTTGACCTGGAATTGCCTAAACTTTTAGAAGAAAAAGGCGTTGAGTTTGCGGCAACTCCTCCGTCAAAAAATGGCTGGATCGGTAGTGTTTTAAGCTGGGTGATTCCGCCACTGATTTTTGTAGCGATTTTTCAATTTTTCATGAACCGCAACGGTGGCGGGCCACAGGGTGCGCTGTCGATCGGCAAAAGTAAGGCTAAGGTCTACGTCGAAGGCGAATCGGCGAAGATTACTTTTGCTGACGTAGCCGGAGTAGAAGAGGCTAAAACTGAATTAGTCGAAGTTGTGGAATTCCTGAAAACTCCCGACAAATATACCGCCATCGGCGCGCGAATTCCGAAGGGCGTGCTGTTAGTCGGGCCTCCGGGAACTGGCAAAACTTTGTTAGCAAAGGCTGTGGCTGGTGAAGCTGGCGTGCCATTTTTCAGCATCTCCGGTTCGGAGTTTGTAGAACTATTTGTCGGTGTCGGTTCTGCGAGAGTTCGAGATTTATTCGAGCAGGCGAAGAAACAGGCTCCTTGTATCATCTTTATTGATGAATTGGATGCGATCGGCAAATCTCGCAGCAGCAATGGAATGTTTGGCGGTAATGATGAACGTGAACAAACTCTCAATCAACTGTTAACTGAAATGGACGGTTTTGCTGTGGGTAATACTACGGTAATTGTGCTAGCTGCTACTAACCGCCCAGAAAGTTTGGATGCTGCTTTGTTGCGCCCGGGCCGTTTCGATCGCCAAGTTTTAGTCGATCGCCCGGATTTATCTGGCCGCGAAGCAATTTTGAACATTCACTCTCAAAAAGTCAAGTTAGGCCCAGATATTAACTTGAAGGAAGTTGCCACTCGCACCCCCGGTTTTTCGGGCGCAGATTTGGCAAATTTGGTCAATGAAGCTGCCTTGCTGGCTGCGCGCAACAAGCGCCTCGCTGTGGCGCAGGAAGACTTCTTTGAGGCATTTGAGCGCGTTGTAGCTGGCTTGGAAAAGAAGAGCCGGGTGCTCAACGAGAAAGAGAAGAAGATTGTGGCTTACCACGAAGTCGGGCACGCGATGGTGGGTGCTGTGATGGCCGGTGGTGGCGAAGTGTCGAAAATCTCGATCGTCCCGCGCGGTATGGCTGCATTGGGTTACACGTTGCAGGTTCCAACAGAAGACCGTTTCTTGTTGGATGAGTCGGAGTTGCGCGGTCAGATTGCTACACTGCTAGGAGGGCGATCGGCTGAAGAGGTAGTCTTCGGTAGCATCACTACCGGCGCCTCAAATGACCTGCAAAGAGCGACAGATTTAGCCGAAAGAATGGTCACAACCTACGGTATGAGCAAGGTTTTGGGGCCTCTAGCCTACGACAAAGGCCAGCAGGCGATGTTCCTCAACGATGGTATGGGAAATGGGCGTCGTGCTGTTAGTGCCCAAACTGCTGAGGCGATCGACAAAGAAGTCAAAGATATTGTCGAAACCGCGCACACACAAGCCTTGAATATTCTCAAGGAAAATCGAGAATTGTTAGAAACAATTACCTCGCAACTGCTGGAAACTGAGGTGATTGAAGGTAAGAAACTGCACGACTTCCTCACTCAAGTAAAGACTGTAGATCAGGTTTCGGCGGTTGTTTAACAGGGTTTAGTTAAACCGCAGATGAACGCAGATGATTTAAACTCATCTGCGTTTTTTGATATTTCATAGCTTGTTATACCAATTTAAAAAAACATTGCTACCAAAAATAAATTAGAGGTTTTTACCTGTAGGGACACGGCACTGCCGTCTCCGGCAATTTATGATAATGACATATAATTTCTATAAGCTTAATCAGTGTAGCAACAATTTGTCAAAATGGTATTAGTTTGTAGTGCGGACTTAAGTCCGCAGCCGGAGAGCGGACTTAAGTCCGCACTACAAACCATTTTTGTTATGATTCCTCCATCCATTAAATAAACACTAATTGTTATTTCTGTCAAATGAATGTGCTTAACTCTCTCGTCCGCTCGAATCGCCCAAATATTCATAAAAATCTTGACGCAATAACTTTTTTATTATATGATATTCACTTAATTTAAAATCACGATAATTTCAACTATAAAGATTGTGGTCTGGGTCTAACCAAACAATATAAAAAACATTTTCACTAAAAAAACCATGCACCCTACCGTATTCATTAGCAGATATTTGAAACTGGTAGGGAATATTTACTAGCATAGCTTCATTGGGAATTCCAAAACCATTAGGCTCAGTTGTATCTTGCCATGCTATGCCATGACAGCGCAGGCTTTTACTCTGATTGTTGATGATTTCTTGAGAATTCAATTGTGATAAATCCCGCAGCCTTCTCAATAGAGATGCTAGATATCTAGCATCTCGGCCGGCTAGTGAAAATTTATCTTTGTCATCCTGATAATACCTAAAAGAAAAACTAACTCCTTCCGGTATTTGTATGGGGACAATCTCTCTGTTGGCTGAAGATGACTGACTCCGAAGATTTGTATCTTGTCTTTTTTTATTCTTCTTCGATGACACGGGTTTTGTAGTATTCTTTCATTGATTCCTTAGAAATAATAGCATGAGAAGGTTCATCTTTTGGCAAGCTACCTCTGGCCTTAATCCAAGGGTCTTCGCGACGCACCATCAATTCCAACTCATAAGCATCGCGAAATAAATAATCACCAGATAAGTCGTCTAAAAACTCTTGTACTGCTTCGGGAAACTCTGGTTTGTTGACTTCTTTGAGAATTGGCTTAAATCCAAATTGTTCTTTGTATTCGTAAAATAAAGCCGGGATAGTCGGCCCGTGCACCCAGGCTTCAAAATCCTCATCAAACAGCGGTGTGTCTTCAAAGGCTAGATACCATGCTTGGGCATAGAACAAGAGTTTTTGTAGTTTGTGGTTGCTGAGGTAAGAGCCTACGTCATTGGCAAACCAAATGTAGTAATCTGCTAGTTTGGAGGCTGTTGTTATTGTTGTTATTGTGGTCATATAATTTTTTGAATCTATAAGTTGTGGATTCTATGATATCATAAATTATAGTATAATGAGTAAACATCGCATCCTAAAAACTCCATACAAATCATGACTATCGATCTACAGATTTTTGAAACAATCGTCAAGATGCCAGAATCCCTAAAACAAGAGATATTGCATTATGCAAAATATTTACTTGAGAAACACACAAACACTGAATCGTCTCCAGAACAACTTGAACAACCTCATGGTTATGGTAGTTGGGCTGGTCAAATCGTGATGTCTGATGATTTCGATCAACCGCTGGAAGATTTAAAGGAATATATGTAAGATGGAATTCCTTTTAGATACTCATGCTTTTTTGTGGTACTTGCTTGGTGATTTAAATCTAGGTAATAAGGCGAAAGAAGCGATTGATACTAAAACAGGTTTGTATTTTAGTATTGCCAGCCTTTGGGAAATATCTATTAAAATTAATGTTGGCAAGCTTCAACTGAATCGACAATTTGAAGACCTTCCTAAAGAATTGCAACATCTTAACGCTCAAATTCTACCAATTACATTTGAAGATACTCAGATTTATAAAGGTCTTTCTCTTCATCATCGAGATCCTTTCGATCGCATTTTAGTCGCACAGACGATAAATCATTCGCTTGTTTTGATTAGTCGAGATGAAGCTTTTGATGCTTATCCTATTCAGAGGATTTGGTGATGAATAAGGTTGTTTTTTGATCGGTAAACCTACTAGGAACAAAAAAATACCCAAAAACCTAATCTGTTAAAGAAGTTGGTATCTGGGTATTCCGGTTTAATTACCCAACTTTAAACTACTTGCACTTGTTTTTCGGCAATAGAAGCTATCAGGGCTTTTTGCTGCGCCTGTTGAGCTTCGTCAGCTAAAAACTCGGCTAATTGTTCTTCGATTTCATCCCGCACAATTTGACGGTATTCTAGGAAGTGCTCGTTGTGAGCACACACTGTTAAATAGTGATCCCAAACCGCTGGATTGCGTTTGATAATGCTGAACAAATGATGCCAGAATTTCCAGCGAGTTGAACGCTTGACTCCTTGACGCCACACTACGGTTAGTAATGCTCGCAAGTCGATCCAACTGGGGATTCTTGATGGTATATTTGCTGTAGGTGCACCCAACATCAAGAAGTGGCGGTAGGTGCGGTCTAGGTATTTCTCAGCATCGTATACGTCAGAAAATGCTTGGACATATTCCCGCGCGATGTCTTCTAGCGGCCGCGTAGGAATGAAGTTCATCAATGTAGTTTGATTCAGGTTTCCTGATTTGTCGCGCAATCTGCCTTCTTTTGCTAGTCTGTGGGACAATGCAGTGTGCGGCAAAGCTTGCAACATTCCAAAGGTTGTACTCGGAATTGCTGCTGCTTCGGCGAAGTTGACGATGCGTTGGCCTGCGCCTGCTTTTTCGCCGTCGAATCCGATGATGAATCCGGCCATGACTCGTAAACCGGATTTGGCAATCAATTCTACTGATTCGGTGAGGGAATTCCGCGTGTTTTGGAATTTTTTGGTCATTTGCAAGCTTTCTTCGTCGGGGGTTTCAATTCCCAGAAATACTGCGTTGAAATGACACTTCACCATCATGTCCATCAATTCTTGGTCTTGGGCTAAGTCGATGGATGCTTCTGTGTTGAAGTTGAAGGGGAATTTGTGTTCTATTTGCCAGACTTCTAAGTCTTTTAGCAATAGTTTGACACTGCGTTTGTTCCCGATAAAGTTGTCATCTACCATGAACACGCCGCGCCGCCAACCTAGGTTGTAGAGACAGTCTAGTTCTGCTATTAGTTGTTGGGGCTCCTTGGTGCGGGGTTTGCGACCGTAGAGGACGATGATATCGCAGAATTCGCACTGGAATGGACAACCTCGCGAAAATTGAATCGACATCGAATCGTAGCTGTCTAATTCCAGCAGGTCGAAGCGGGGAACTGGGGTTGTGGTAACATCGGGTTTTACGCCGTCCGATCGATACATTCCACTTTTTTCACCCCGCGCGATGGCTTCGACGAACATCGGTAGGGTGATTTCGCCTTCGTCGAGAATCAGGTAATCGATGCCGGCTGCTTGGGGCTCTTCGGGTACGGAAGTCGGGTAGGGGCCACCGCAGGCTACGGATTTACCGCGCCGCTTGGCTTCGCGGATGATGTCTAGCAAGTCTTCTTTTTGGACAATCATCGCAGACAGAATAACGAGCTCCGCCCATTCCCATTCTGCTTCGGTGATTTGTCGGATGTTGCGATCGACTAACTTAAATTCCCATTCTTGGGGTAGAATAGCTGCTACTGTTACCAAACCCAGCGGTGGAAGCAGCACTTTGCGATCGACTAATTCTAGGATTTTCTCGTAAGACCAGAATGTTTTCGGGAACAGGGGGTAAACTAGAAGCACTCGCATATTATGTTAAACCTCACATCAGTAAATAACTTGCGATCGGGCTGGCGTGTCTGAGAGTTCGATCGACTCTCAAGACTTAATGTTACGGCTAAAATTACGATCTTGCGCGCGATCGACTATCTGACGAGGGGCGACACCCCCTAACACGAAGATAACCGACGCAATTTAATGAATTTGCAGTTTGTTGTCAAAGCCCGCAAATGCTGATATCTTATCTTATTTGATCGCTAATTGACGGTAATGGCTTCAAAAGTGTAGGAATTAGGCAAAAAAGAATTTTGAAACAGTAGACTTGAATAGCAAGAATTAGGGACGGGCTAGA
This DNA window, taken from Microcoleus sp. bin38.metabat.b11b12b14.051, encodes the following:
- the ftsH4 gene encoding ATP-dependent zinc metalloprotease FtsH4 — encoded protein: MAIKDQPQPPRFRQISSILLLLSSLFLLANIFLPNVFGPQIPQVPYSLFVHQVQEQDVVRASVGQNEIRYQLKGEGDKLGQVLSTTPIFDLELPKLLEEKGVEFAATPPSKNGWIGSVLSWVIPPLIFVAIFQFFMNRNGGGPQGALSIGKSKAKVYVEGESAKITFADVAGVEEAKTELVEVVEFLKTPDKYTAIGARIPKGVLLVGPPGTGKTLLAKAVAGEAGVPFFSISGSEFVELFVGVGSARVRDLFEQAKKQAPCIIFIDELDAIGKSRSSNGMFGGNDEREQTLNQLLTEMDGFAVGNTTVIVLAATNRPESLDAALLRPGRFDRQVLVDRPDLSGREAILNIHSQKVKLGPDINLKEVATRTPGFSGADLANLVNEAALLAARNKRLAVAQEDFFEAFERVVAGLEKKSRVLNEKEKKIVAYHEVGHAMVGAVMAGGGEVSKISIVPRGMAALGYTLQVPTEDRFLLDESELRGQIATLLGGRSAEEVVFGSITTGASNDLQRATDLAERMVTTYGMSKVLGPLAYDKGQQAMFLNDGMGNGRRAVSAQTAEAIDKEVKDIVETAHTQALNILKENRELLETITSQLLETEVIEGKKLHDFLTQVKTVDQVSAVV
- a CDS encoding type II toxin-antitoxin system antitoxin SocA domain-containing protein, which translates into the protein MTTITTITTASKLADYYIWFANDVGSYLSNHKLQKLLFYAQAWYLAFEDTPLFDEDFEAWVHGPTIPALFYEYKEQFGFKPILKEVNKPEFPEAVQEFLDDLSGDYLFRDAYELELMVRREDPWIKARGSLPKDEPSHAIISKESMKEYYKTRVIEEE
- a CDS encoding DUF2281 domain-containing protein, producing MTIDLQIFETIVKMPESLKQEILHYAKYLLEKHTNTESSPEQLEQPHGYGSWAGQIVMSDDFDQPLEDLKEYM
- a CDS encoding type II toxin-antitoxin system VapC family toxin, which encodes MEFLLDTHAFLWYLLGDLNLGNKAKEAIDTKTGLYFSIASLWEISIKINVGKLQLNRQFEDLPKELQHLNAQILPITFEDTQIYKGLSLHHRDPFDRILVAQTINHSLVLISRDEAFDAYPIQRIW
- a CDS encoding B12-binding domain-containing radical SAM protein; this translates as MRVLLVYPLFPKTFWSYEKILELVDRKVLLPPLGLVTVAAILPQEWEFKLVDRNIRQITEAEWEWAELVILSAMIVQKEDLLDIIREAKRRGKSVACGGPYPTSVPEEPQAAGIDYLILDEGEITLPMFVEAIARGEKSGMYRSDGVKPDVTTTPVPRFDLLELDSYDSMSIQFSRGCPFQCEFCDIIVLYGRKPRTKEPQQLIAELDCLYNLGWRRGVFMVDDNFIGNKRSVKLLLKDLEVWQIEHKFPFNFNTEASIDLAQDQELMDMMVKCHFNAVFLGIETPDEESLQMTKKFQNTRNSLTESVELIAKSGLRVMAGFIIGFDGEKAGAGQRIVNFAEAAAIPSTTFGMLQALPHTALSHRLAKEGRLRDKSGNLNQTTLMNFIPTRPLEDIAREYVQAFSDVYDAEKYLDRTYRHFLMLGAPTANIPSRIPSWIDLRALLTVVWRQGVKRSTRWKFWHHLFSIIKRNPAVWDHYLTVCAHNEHFLEYRQIVRDEIEEQLAEFLADEAQQAQQKALIASIAEKQVQVV